In Deinococcus seoulensis, the following are encoded in one genomic region:
- a CDS encoding FAD binding domain-containing protein, protein MYPANFEYQKADSVDQAIAALAANPDLKLIAGGHSLLPAMKLRLAQPPALLDIWGIQEMKGIKRDGDWFVVGAMTTHAEVLRSDLPLFPEVAGWVGDPMVRNRGTIGGSLAHADPSADYPAAALALGVEFVIRGPDGERTVHADDMFVGMFESAVQPGELLTHIRIPATIQASAYEKFRHPASHYAIVGLAVARHASGEVRAAYTGAAERAHRLTKLEEAVKDGNPAPTGLVEAGDLLGDRFASAEYRAHLVDVLAARALERLG, encoded by the coding sequence ATGTATCCAGCCAACTTCGAGTACCAGAAAGCCGACAGTGTCGATCAGGCCATCGCCGCGCTCGCCGCGAACCCCGACCTGAAACTCATCGCCGGGGGGCACAGCCTGCTGCCCGCCATGAAGCTCCGGCTGGCGCAGCCGCCCGCCCTGCTGGACATCTGGGGCATTCAGGAAATGAAAGGCATCAAGCGCGACGGCGACTGGTTCGTGGTGGGCGCCATGACCACCCACGCCGAGGTGCTGCGCAGCGACCTCCCGCTGTTCCCCGAGGTGGCCGGGTGGGTCGGTGACCCCATGGTCCGCAACCGCGGCACCATCGGCGGCAGTCTGGCGCACGCTGACCCCAGCGCCGACTACCCCGCCGCGGCGCTGGCCCTGGGCGTGGAATTCGTCATCCGTGGCCCCGACGGCGAACGCACCGTCCACGCCGACGACATGTTCGTCGGAATGTTCGAAAGTGCCGTGCAGCCAGGCGAACTCCTGACGCACATCCGCATTCCCGCCACCATCCAGGCCAGCGCCTACGAGAAGTTCCGGCACCCCGCCAGCCACTACGCCATCGTCGGTCTGGCCGTCGCCCGCCACGCCAGCGGCGAGGTCCGCGCCGCGTACACCGGCGCCGCCGAACGCGCCCACCGCCTCACGAAACTGGAAGAAGCCGTGAAGGATGGCAACCCGGCCCCCACCGGCCTCGTCGAGGCGGGCGACCTGCTCGGCGACCGCTTCGCCAGCGCCGAGTACCGCGCGCACCTCGTGGACGTGCTCGCCGCCCGCGCCCTCGAACGCCTCGGCTGA
- a CDS encoding DUF1345 domain-containing protein: MSSSSRRSRHAARRLLFGLAAGLLVGLATPSAWPPEARVLLGWVTFTLTVMAQLWPLLMTAGPGRTRELATREDDSRAVAGTLTTSAALVSLIGVMFLLSDAHDARGTREVLLTLLAVGTVVGSWLLVQTEYTLHYARLYYRDGRGVLFPHGNDHLEEPTYWDFAYLSVTIGMTYQVSDTNLNTRAMRRLLLGHALLSFVFGTVIIAVTINGVAGLIQ, translated from the coding sequence ATGTCTTCCTCGTCCCGACGGTCCCGTCACGCGGCCCGCCGCCTGCTGTTCGGTCTGGCCGCCGGTCTGCTGGTCGGTCTTGCCACGCCGTCCGCGTGGCCGCCCGAGGCGCGCGTGCTGCTGGGCTGGGTGACGTTCACGCTGACGGTCATGGCGCAGTTGTGGCCCCTGCTGATGACGGCCGGGCCGGGCCGGACGCGGGAACTGGCGACGCGGGAGGATGACAGCCGGGCCGTGGCGGGCACACTGACGACCTCGGCGGCGCTGGTGAGCCTGATCGGGGTGATGTTCCTGCTGTCCGACGCGCACGACGCCAGGGGCACGCGCGAGGTGCTGCTGACGCTGCTGGCGGTGGGGACGGTGGTGGGCAGCTGGCTGCTGGTGCAGACGGAGTACACCCTGCATTACGCGCGGCTGTACTACCGCGACGGACGCGGCGTGCTGTTCCCGCACGGGAACGATCATCTGGAGGAACCCACGTACTGGGATTTCGCGTACCTGAGCGTGACGATCGGCATGACGTATCAGGTGAGCGACACGAACCTGAACACCCGCGCCATGCGCCGCCTGCTGCTGGGGCACGCGCTGCTGTCGTTCGTGTTCGGGACGGTGATCATCGCCGTGACAATCAACGGCGTGGCGGGCCTGATCCAGTAG
- a CDS encoding MliC family protein produces the protein MKRLTLALAALTLGAAHAATPPVQVTYRVFHYTCDAGKKLSVYYVQFGQDPMFAMLDWNGQRHGLAQAISASGARYASLSGPAGARGGLQWWEHQGAAELSTFTGNSTTTTKTLLTGCKTPGR, from the coding sequence ATGAAGCGACTGACCCTGGCCCTCGCCGCCCTGACCCTGGGCGCCGCCCACGCCGCCACGCCCCCCGTACAGGTGACCTACCGCGTGTTCCACTACACCTGCGACGCAGGCAAGAAACTGAGCGTGTACTACGTGCAGTTCGGCCAGGACCCCATGTTCGCCATGCTCGACTGGAACGGCCAGCGGCACGGACTGGCGCAGGCGATCAGCGCCAGCGGTGCCCGTTACGCCAGCCTCAGCGGTCCCGCCGGAGCGCGCGGCGGGTTGCAGTGGTGGGAACACCAGGGCGCGGCGGAACTCAGCACCTTCACCGGGAACAGCACCACCACCACGAAGACCCTCCTGACCGGCTGCAAGACCCCGGGCCGCTGA
- a CDS encoding DEAD/DEAH box helicase, with protein MTVAAPNLSKLLPAAPPGNLLLLPQVARAALFAAFPGPAVLLTTPDRLGSYATAGVLGAPVSVNPGLRDWDARHEHVVLDVNTALDLFPSRPEDHALTLRVGSNYPREELLSRLERLGYERGEEPGFEIQGDTLELRLSAGSGLPAEAEEGLWVRAEFFGDELDTLRFLKPGALTGEKAQSFTLEPTAEYLTEVKWDATRLELLPGRVFLDSPEFYASALGVLIDTFWPKLAGREVTSFGRTPLDLPDLDTGLTPLPFYRARLSDLERDVNEWREADYRVMILVRHDRTAAYLADKLLNTHEIPWLKIPRVPEGGLGFLRAAGEGGFVIPEHRTVILTEDLIYGFQGGSALRGKRLNGKPVTDALGLHVGDYLIHPEHGIGQFEGLETRKVLGVTRDYLNLTYRGGARLSVPIEQLPVLRRHPGTTDDPPSLSSFDKKDWAKAKEKARKNAEAVAAKLLVQYAARQVTPGNAFPAQPEWDSQVEANFKFELTADQKTALKETMRDLEKANPADRLISGDVGFGKTEVALRAAHRVVGHGKQVAVLVPTTLLAEQHTSTFVERFKGLPVRVEGLSRFTTPQQARSILADAAQGKVDILIGTHRLLSGDVQFRDLGLIIVDEEHRFGVGQKEKLRALRGLPPTPKDGKIDIPEDARAVDTLALSATPIPRTLYMSMVGLRDMSSIQTPPKGRKPIQTVLAPFDPITVRDAILTEIERGGKVFYIHDRIASIGARSLYLRNLVPEARIGVAHGRMNEEELEEIMLGFEQGAFDVLLATTIVETGLDIPEANTILIERSDRLGLAQLYQLRGRVGRRAQTAYAYLFYPPRMTENAQRRLWAIADLQDLGSGHLLAEKDMEIRGVGNILGEEQHGHVQAVSIDVYTELLAEAVAKLKGEKIEAPTTISIDLPIDARLSPEYFLTADGKSDEEARIATYGRLSESRTLQAISRVERDLRKKYGPPTPEVQNFIDLAKLRLTAAARRVLSIGETMTQIQITFAYKTLDYDAPGLRAFPFKTEVVTFPPSVKLDKRGLKPNDYARTLIDLLGYFG; from the coding sequence GTGACTGTTGCCGCGCCCAATCTTTCCAAGTTGCTGCCCGCCGCCCCGCCCGGAAACCTGCTGCTGCTCCCGCAGGTGGCGCGCGCGGCGCTGTTCGCGGCGTTCCCCGGCCCGGCCGTGCTGCTGACCACCCCGGACCGCCTGGGCAGTTACGCCACGGCCGGGGTGCTGGGTGCGCCGGTCAGCGTGAACCCCGGTCTGCGCGACTGGGACGCCCGGCACGAGCACGTGGTGCTGGACGTGAACACGGCGCTGGACCTGTTCCCGTCCCGCCCGGAGGACCACGCCCTGACGCTGCGGGTCGGCTCGAACTACCCGCGTGAGGAGTTGCTGTCGCGCCTGGAACGCCTGGGCTACGAGCGCGGGGAAGAACCCGGTTTCGAGATTCAGGGCGACACGCTGGAACTCCGTCTGTCTGCCGGGTCGGGCCTGCCTGCCGAGGCCGAGGAGGGCCTGTGGGTCCGCGCGGAGTTCTTCGGGGACGAACTGGACACCCTGCGCTTCCTGAAACCGGGCGCACTGACCGGCGAGAAGGCGCAGAGCTTCACGCTGGAACCCACCGCCGAGTACCTGACGGAGGTGAAGTGGGACGCCACCCGCCTGGAACTGCTGCCGGGGCGGGTGTTCCTGGACTCGCCGGAGTTCTACGCGTCCGCGCTGGGCGTGCTGATCGACACCTTCTGGCCGAAACTGGCCGGGCGTGAGGTGACCAGCTTCGGCCGCACCCCGCTGGACCTGCCGGACCTGGACACCGGCCTGACTCCGCTGCCGTTCTACCGCGCGCGCCTGAGCGACCTGGAACGCGACGTCAACGAATGGCGCGAGGCGGACTACCGCGTGATGATCCTCGTGCGGCACGACCGCACCGCTGCGTACCTCGCTGACAAGCTGCTGAACACGCACGAGATCCCGTGGCTGAAGATCCCACGCGTGCCCGAGGGGGGCCTGGGCTTCCTGCGCGCGGCAGGAGAGGGCGGCTTCGTCATCCCCGAACACCGGACCGTCATCCTGACCGAGGACCTCATCTACGGCTTCCAGGGTGGCAGCGCCCTGCGCGGCAAACGCCTGAACGGCAAGCCCGTCACGGACGCGCTGGGCCTGCACGTCGGGGATTACCTGATCCACCCCGAGCACGGCATCGGGCAGTTCGAGGGCCTGGAGACCCGCAAGGTGCTGGGCGTCACCCGCGACTACCTGAACCTCACGTACCGCGGCGGCGCGCGCCTGAGCGTGCCCATCGAGCAACTCCCGGTCCTGCGCCGCCACCCAGGCACCACCGACGACCCACCCTCCCTGAGTTCCTTCGACAAGAAGGACTGGGCGAAAGCCAAGGAGAAGGCCCGCAAGAACGCCGAGGCCGTCGCCGCGAAACTGCTCGTGCAGTACGCCGCGCGGCAGGTCACGCCCGGCAACGCCTTCCCCGCGCAGCCCGAATGGGACAGTCAGGTCGAGGCGAACTTCAAATTCGAACTGACGGCCGACCAGAAGACCGCACTGAAAGAAACCATGCGCGACCTGGAGAAAGCCAACCCCGCCGACCGCCTCATCTCCGGCGACGTGGGCTTCGGGAAGACCGAGGTCGCCCTGCGCGCCGCGCACCGCGTCGTCGGACACGGCAAACAGGTCGCCGTGCTCGTCCCCACCACCCTCCTGGCCGAACAGCACACCAGCACCTTCGTCGAACGCTTCAAGGGCCTCCCCGTGCGCGTCGAGGGCCTCTCCCGCTTCACCACCCCCCAGCAGGCCCGGAGCATCCTCGCCGACGCCGCCCAGGGCAAGGTGGACATCCTGATCGGCACGCACCGCCTCCTCAGCGGCGACGTGCAGTTCCGCGACCTGGGCCTGATCATCGTCGACGAGGAACACCGTTTCGGCGTCGGCCAGAAAGAAAAACTCCGCGCGCTGCGGGGCCTGCCGCCCACCCCCAAGGACGGCAAGATCGACATTCCCGAGGACGCCCGCGCTGTCGACACCCTCGCCCTGTCCGCCACACCCATCCCCCGCACCCTCTACATGAGCATGGTCGGCCTGCGCGACATGAGCTCCATCCAGACCCCACCCAAGGGCCGCAAACCCATCCAGACGGTCCTCGCACCGTTCGACCCCATCACCGTCCGCGACGCGATCCTCACCGAGATCGAACGCGGCGGCAAGGTCTTCTACATCCACGACCGCATCGCCAGCATCGGCGCCCGCAGCCTCTACCTGCGTAACCTCGTCCCCGAAGCCCGCATCGGCGTCGCCCACGGCCGCATGAACGAGGAAGAACTCGAAGAAATCATGCTCGGCTTCGAACAGGGCGCCTTCGACGTGCTGCTCGCCACCACCATCGTCGAGACCGGCCTGGACATCCCCGAAGCGAACACCATCCTGATCGAACGCAGCGACCGCCTCGGCCTCGCCCAGCTCTACCAGCTGCGTGGCCGCGTGGGCCGCCGCGCCCAGACCGCCTACGCCTACCTGTTCTACCCACCCCGCATGACCGAGAACGCCCAGCGCCGCCTCTGGGCCATCGCCGACCTCCAGGACCTCGGCAGCGGCCACCTCCTCGCCGAGAAGGACATGGAAATCCGCGGCGTGGGCAACATCCTCGGCGAGGAGCAACACGGACACGTCCAGGCCGTCTCCATCGACGTGTACACCGAACTGCTCGCCGAGGCCGTCGCCAAACTCAAAGGCGAAAAGATCGAAGCCCCCACCACCATCAGCATCGACCTGCCCATCGACGCCCGCCTGTCGCCCGAGTACTTCCTCACCGCCGACGGCAAAAGCGACGAGGAAGCCCGCATCGCCACCTACGGCCGCCTCAGCGAAAGCCGCACCCTCCAGGCCATCAGCCGCGTCGAACGCGACCTCCGCAAAAAATACGGCCCACCCACCCCCGAAGTGCAGAACTTCATCGACCTCGCCAAACTCCGCCTCACCGCCGCCGCCCGCCGCGTCCTGAGCATCGGCGAAACCATGACCCAGATCCAGATCACCTTCGCCTACAAAACCCTCGACTACGACGCCCCCGGCCTGCGCGCCTTCCCCTTCAAGACCGAAGTCGTCACGTTCCCGCCCAGCGTGAAACTCGACAAACGCGGACTGAAACCCAACGACTACGCGCGCACGCTGATCGACCTTCTCGGGTACTTCGGGTAA
- a CDS encoding DUF305 domain-containing protein, whose amino-acid sequence MAAGVLAALLLGGGALLALTPRQTPPTPQSAEVTFVRGMIPHHAQAITMAQALRRRSGDRTLRSLALDIELGQQEQIRQMQGWLHLWNLPPVDPAAPLPAAHARTMGMASPAELNALNTRPVPEAETLFLQLMIRHHQGALVMARPALETGVLPQVGLLARQITGTQRGEITTLSALLRRRAQVPLPGLPPATPAPTHHH is encoded by the coding sequence ATGGCGGCGGGCGTGCTGGCGGCGCTGCTGCTGGGCGGCGGGGCGCTGTTGGCCCTCACGCCCCGGCAGACCCCGCCCACCCCGCAGAGCGCCGAGGTGACCTTCGTGCGCGGCATGATCCCCCACCACGCCCAGGCGATTACGATGGCGCAGGCCCTGCGGCGGCGTTCCGGGGACCGCACGCTGCGCTCGCTGGCACTGGACATCGAACTGGGGCAGCAGGAGCAGATCCGGCAGATGCAGGGCTGGCTGCACCTGTGGAACCTGCCGCCCGTGGACCCCGCCGCGCCCCTGCCCGCCGCGCACGCCCGGACGATGGGCATGGCCTCCCCCGCCGAACTGAATGCCCTGAACACCCGGCCCGTCCCGGAAGCCGAAACGCTGTTCCTGCAACTCATGATCCGCCACCACCAGGGAGCGCTGGTCATGGCGCGGCCCGCGCTGGAGACTGGCGTGCTTCCGCAGGTGGGCCTGCTGGCGCGGCAGATCACAGGCACGCAACGCGGCGAGATCACCACCCTGAGCGCCCTGCTGCGGCGGCGCGCTCAGGTCCCACTGCCGGGGCTGCCTCCTGCCACACCAGCGCCCACGCACCACCACTGA
- the trhO gene encoding oxygen-dependent tRNA uridine(34) hydroxylase TrhO, with amino-acid sequence MSAPHPAPSLPDVPSDPVAAPAFVVAALYQFRAVADPAGLRERLLPLGAAHGLCGTLIVASEGINGTVAGSRAGIDALRGALLTEGFTGLEYKESEASGQPFRRFKVRVKAEIVTMGVPVEPTREAGQYVAPHDWNALISAPDVVVIDTRNRYEVKAGTFRGALDPQIDSFREFPAWLDAHAAELQGKRVAMFCTGGIRCEKSTSLLRQRGYADVFHLQGGILQYLEDVPEQDSRWDGECFVFDGRVTVGHGLREGGAVMCHSCGWPLDAQERADALFEEGVSCRHCHAQTTPEQKAAFRARQRHFDRQATTTAP; translated from the coding sequence ATGTCTGCGCCCCACCCTGCCCCTTCCCTGCCCGACGTTCCCTCCGACCCGGTCGCCGCGCCCGCCTTCGTGGTGGCGGCGCTGTACCAGTTCCGGGCGGTGGCCGACCCGGCGGGCCTGCGCGAACGGCTGCTGCCGCTGGGCGCCGCGCACGGCCTGTGCGGCACGCTGATCGTGGCGTCCGAGGGGATCAACGGCACGGTCGCCGGGAGCCGCGCGGGCATCGACGCGCTGCGCGGGGCGCTGCTGACAGAGGGCTTCACCGGCCTGGAGTACAAGGAATCGGAGGCCAGCGGGCAGCCGTTCCGGCGCTTCAAGGTGCGTGTGAAAGCCGAGATCGTGACGATGGGCGTACCGGTCGAACCGACCCGCGAGGCCGGGCAGTACGTGGCCCCGCACGACTGGAACGCCCTGATCAGCGCGCCGGACGTGGTCGTGATCGACACCCGCAACCGCTACGAGGTGAAGGCCGGGACGTTCCGGGGCGCGCTGGACCCGCAGATCGATTCGTTCCGGGAGTTCCCGGCATGGCTGGACGCGCACGCCGCCGAGCTACAGGGCAAGCGCGTGGCGATGTTCTGCACGGGCGGCATCCGCTGCGAGAAGAGCACCAGCCTGCTGCGCCAGCGCGGGTACGCGGACGTGTTCCACCTTCAGGGCGGCATCCTGCAATACCTGGAGGACGTGCCCGAGCAGGACAGCCGCTGGGACGGCGAGTGCTTCGTGTTCGACGGCCGCGTGACCGTCGGGCACGGCCTGCGCGAGGGCGGGGCCGTGATGTGCCACTCGTGCGGGTGGCCGCTGGACGCGCAGGAACGCGCGGACGCGCTGTTCGAGGAGGGCGTCAGCTGCCGCCACTGCCACGCGCAGACCACCCCGGAGCAGAAGGCGGCGTTCCGGGCGCGGCAACGGCACTTCGACCGGCAGGCGACCACCACCGCCCCGTGA
- a CDS encoding ABC-F family ATP-binding cassette domain-containing protein: MSVPSTLITASGLSVVYGERAVLSGVDLSVTAGERVALLGRNGAGKTTLLRVLTGERTPDDGEVWRQEGLRVAVLAQHHAHPPGLSVRALLDAAHPYRELEADLLALEADLGDPDTLDRWTALHARLDDLDAFRWPARAARVLGMLDLTRFLGREAATLSGGERTRLALALALAREPDLLVLDEPTNHLDIRMREWLEGWLRDFRGGVLLTSHDRDFLDGVATRSVWLDAGEATPYAGGYSRARAQRDLERRTQSRAARLGEREAGRLAGSVDTLDRWGRRSRALKSRAERVAVPEAPLPERQIRMRLLAGTAKAPLVAWGEHLSKGYAGRPVLQGAAFRLRQGDRVALMGANGTGKTTLMRLLSGELHPDPPGRDPDTGLPLPEPLLRVAGGVTVASLDQTWHGLTPGEGLHAQFERRFGRQATTLLGRAGFGAADWPKTPEVLSGGERARAGLALVSGLRADLLLLDEPTNHLDVEALLALEGAVQAYAGAVVIVTHDRRFAREVATRLWVIEDAALREVSGWGSREYRDPAATLQGDPPPPPPAPTPRQRLAPLEARLGSLRAELDRPPGTLTGREEARVRAQAHDLQQSLYALYAQVWHEAQYDTQVREPPLTVRAQRLGDAPGEGGGMFWAAQDPTCPHLAWDGYTLRWNGSPPAWFGAALLGGTLRILFERWNVGRVTLGDGGPVLTRRAYFERLGLIRPT, from the coding sequence GTGTCTGTGCCTTCCACCCTGATCACCGCGTCCGGCCTGAGTGTCGTGTACGGCGAGCGGGCCGTGCTGAGCGGCGTGGACCTGAGCGTGACGGCCGGTGAGCGCGTGGCGTTGCTGGGCCGCAACGGGGCGGGCAAGACGACGCTGCTGCGCGTCCTGACCGGCGAGCGCACCCCGGACGACGGGGAGGTCTGGCGGCAGGAGGGGCTGCGGGTGGCGGTGCTGGCGCAGCATCACGCGCACCCGCCGGGCCTGAGCGTGCGCGCCCTGCTGGACGCCGCGCACCCGTACCGGGAGCTGGAGGCCGACCTGCTGGCGCTGGAGGCGGACCTGGGCGACCCGGACACCCTGGACCGCTGGACGGCGCTGCACGCCCGCCTGGACGACCTGGACGCCTTCCGCTGGCCGGCGCGGGCGGCGCGGGTGCTGGGCATGCTGGACCTCACGCGCTTCCTGGGGCGCGAGGCGGCCACGCTGTCCGGCGGGGAACGCACCCGGCTGGCGCTGGCCCTGGCCCTGGCCAGGGAGCCGGACCTGCTGGTGCTGGACGAACCCACCAACCACCTGGACATCCGCATGCGCGAGTGGCTGGAGGGCTGGCTGCGGGATTTCCGGGGCGGGGTGCTGCTGACCAGTCATGACCGCGACTTCCTGGACGGCGTGGCGACCCGCAGCGTGTGGCTGGACGCGGGCGAGGCGACCCCGTACGCGGGCGGGTACTCGCGCGCGCGGGCGCAGCGGGACCTGGAGCGGCGCACGCAGTCCCGCGCGGCCCGGCTGGGCGAACGGGAGGCCGGGCGGCTGGCGGGCAGCGTGGACACCCTGGACCGCTGGGGCCGCCGCTCGCGCGCCCTGAAGAGCCGCGCCGAGCGGGTCGCGGTGCCCGAGGCGCCCCTGCCGGAACGGCAGATCCGCATGCGCCTGCTGGCCGGCACGGCAAAAGCGCCGCTGGTCGCGTGGGGCGAGCACCTGAGCAAGGGGTACGCCGGGCGGCCCGTGTTGCAGGGCGCGGCGTTCCGGCTGCGGCAGGGCGACCGCGTGGCCCTGATGGGCGCCAACGGCACCGGCAAGACCACCCTGATGCGCCTGCTGTCCGGCGAACTGCACCCGGACCCGCCGGGCCGCGACCCGGACACGGGCCTGCCGCTGCCCGAGCCGCTGCTGCGCGTGGCGGGCGGCGTGACGGTCGCCAGCCTCGACCAGACCTGGCACGGCCTGACGCCCGGCGAGGGCCTGCACGCGCAGTTCGAGCGGCGGTTCGGGCGGCAGGCGACCACGCTGCTGGGCCGCGCGGGCTTCGGCGCCGCCGACTGGCCCAAGACGCCCGAGGTACTGTCCGGCGGGGAACGCGCCCGTGCCGGACTGGCGCTCGTCAGCGGGCTGCGCGCCGACCTGCTGCTGCTGGACGAACCCACCAACCACCTGGACGTGGAGGCCCTGCTGGCCCTGGAGGGCGCGGTGCAGGCGTACGCGGGCGCGGTCGTGATCGTCACGCACGACCGCCGCTTCGCGCGGGAGGTCGCCACGAGGTTGTGGGTGATCGAGGACGCTGCGCTGCGCGAGGTGAGCGGCTGGGGCAGCCGCGAGTACCGCGACCCGGCCGCCACGTTGCAGGGCGACCCGCCGCCGCCACCGCCCGCGCCCACGCCCCGGCAACGCCTCGCGCCGCTGGAAGCGCGGCTGGGCAGCCTGCGCGCCGAACTGGACCGCCCGCCCGGCACCCTGACCGGCCGCGAGGAAGCCCGCGTGCGCGCCCAGGCGCACGACCTGCAACAGTCGCTGTACGCCCTGTACGCCCAGGTGTGGCACGAAGCGCAGTACGACACCCAGGTCCGCGAGCCGCCCCTGACCGTGCGCGCCCAGCGCCTCGGGGACGCGCCGGGCGAGGGGGGCGGCATGTTCTGGGCCGCGCAGGACCCCACCTGCCCACACCTCGCCTGGGACGGCTACACCCTGCGCTGGAACGGCTCGCCGCCCGCGTGGTTCGGCGCGGCTCTGCTGGGCGGCACCCTGCGAATCCTGTTCGAACGCTGGAACGTGGGCCGCGTGACCCTGGGCGACGGTGGCCCTGTCCTCACGCGCCGCGCTTACTTCGAGCGGCTGGGCCTGATCCGCCCCACCTGA